The genomic window CAGGTTCCTATAGTTGTTGGGGTCTCTGGTGTTTCACTAAACGATGCTTTAGAATGGATAAAGATATGCTGTGCTTATTCTATTGAGGGTTTTTTAATCACTAGTCCTATTTATACAAAACCCGGGATTTGCGGTCAGACATTATGGTTTGAACATCTCTTAAATGCTACGGATAAACCTGCAATTTTATATAACATTCCCTCTAGAGCAGGAACGCCTTTGTATTTAGAAACTGTACGTACATTATCTACCCATCCTTCCTTTTATGGAGTAAAAGATTCTGGAGGGTCTGTTGAAAAATGTCGCGAATATATGCAGATACATCCCGATCTTATTTTATATTGTGGCGATGATGGTTTGTGGCCGCAAATGTATTCATACGGAGCTCAGGGACTCATTTCTGTTTTGTCTAATGGTTGGCCAAGAGAAGCGCGTAGCTACGTAGATAATCCTTATCAAGAAAGTAATGCCTCATTGTGGCAAGAGCTTTCTCTTTGGCTTAGTCATACGACAAATCCTATCGCAATAAAGGCATTACTCGCGTATAAGCAAGACATTGCTCATAATGTTTTGCGTTTGCCCCTATCTTTCAGGGATTTGCAAAATGCAGAATCTTTGCCGATCATTGTGAAAAAAATGTCGCAATGGTCACAAGTATATCAGCCGGTTCTCGGATAGATTTCACCAAAGAGAGTACACATTTTCAATAGGTTATATTGCAAAATATAACAGCTCTTTCCTGTTGATTTTAAATGATTTGTGCTGCATTTTCCTTTGCTTGTTAGCGCTTTTTCTCTACTTAATTACAGATGCATCGCCATACTAAAATTCCTTTGTTGCCTGTTCAAGCGATTGAACCTATAGCTGGACTGAAAAATGAACAGAGTCAGGTAATTTGCAAATCGAATTTTCTGAATTTTATTTTAGAAATGCTTAAGTTAGATAGAATTTATAAGTTTTTATCAAGAATCGGGCTAACACGATTCTCTGCCTTTATTCATCATGCTATGTTGATGTTCATCACAGTAGTTTATATATCGCTTTCTTGTGTTTTACATATTTTATGCATGCATAATCCTTTAGAAGATAAAGAGAAGAAAAGATATTTCAGGTATTGAAAATCCTCTTGTGAAATTAGTGAGAGCTCTTTTTATCTATAAGATGTATTAATTTTTACTAATATTTATCTTAATTTCTATATTTTTATTTATAACAATTTTAAGGTCGTTTTTTTTTACACATTTGTTTGCTTTTTGGATTTTTATCTCCTATACTGCCTCATGAATTTGATTGGGTTGATTCAAATTAAGTAAGAACACGAGTTGGTATGATTAAGAGATTTTTTATTTATAGTTTAACCACTGCACTCCTGCCTTTAGTATGCTGTAGTCATATTTTTGCTGAGACTACAGAGGCTGCTGTCCAAGAACCTGTTGAGAAACGAAGTTCTAGAATGGATTGTTGTTTTGATTCTATAAGTGACGGCGATAGGGAAGCCCTAGCAGATCAGCTAGATTCTTTGTTTCAAGTTTTAGTCGAGGAGGGTCAAGAATTATATCGTGATCTTGCTCTTGTATGTAAGAACGAGAATATAGAATTAGAAAGTAATGAACAGGCTGTAGAGTTAATGAAAGAATCTCCCTCTGGGCAGAGAATTCTACAGGCGTGTAGAAATATTTTCTCATGTCTTCATATGTCTTCTGAAGAATTAAGTGATGAAAATCTTTCTTTTGATGTTTTGTTACAAAAACTCGATGAGATTGGCAATATCTGGCGTTATTATCGCCATTCTAAAGATATGGAATATGCTTATAAAGATCTCGAAATGCGAGAAAAAGAATTGGATTTTAAAAAGGACCTTCTTGCTTGGCAGAAAGAGAAAACAGATAAGGAGCTCGCGTGGAAGCGTGAGAGGTACGCTAGAGATATGGTGATGCACAAGAGATGATAACAAACACCAGAGTTTGGCAATCTTATAAAAGTATCTGTGATTTTCTTCGCAGATACTTTTTTTATTTTATAACCCAAGAGATTTTAAAAAAAAGCTGTAGACAAAATAGAAGTAATGCATCAAAAACTTATGTCAATTTTTTCACAGATACGAATTGTCAGGCAAAATCTAGTCTGTAAGTTCGTTCATCCTAACTACTTTATAGAAATTATATTTTTTAAAGTGTGGGGATGTGGTCGTGGAAACATCTCTAGGTTTGATTTTACAGAATGAAGTGCTACGCATAGTACAAAGGCTTGTTGGGAAATAGGGACTATCCTTTTCTTGGCATGAGAGTTTATGAATACCTATATCTGCCTATATGGCTGGATGTTTTTATGGTTTTGCCTGTCGATCTTGGCAGCAGTCCGAATCTAGAAAGTATCAGTTTAGAAGACCAAGAAATTAATTCTAACGATACCGAGCAACACTTTCCTGAACAGACTACTGAACAAGTAAATTTATTTATTCACGGGGGTCCTAGACCGTTTGTCACGGAATCCTCAGATGTATTTGAAGCCGTAAGTGTTTTTGATGACAATATAGAAATGCCTGCGGCACATCATATCGATGTTACCTACATTAATGGTAGCTCTCAAACTCTAATGGAGGCGCAGCTTGAATCCTTATACATTAGTGAAGTGCGTAACACAGCTGTACGCATGCTGTATAATTCAGGCTCAGAAGATTGGTGCTCGCGATTGTCTCGCAGACCTGTTTTCTCTCGATCTAGTCCGTTATGTCAAGCATTGTTAGATTCTTTGCAGCATTTCTTCTCTCATCCAGGGAATCGGCATAGAAGACATACAATTATATTTTACGGAGATGGGGGAGCTGCGGTTCAGCAAGTGTTAGATAATTCTCCATATGCAGATAATATTTTTGTGATTGGTATTGCTCCAACCGTATACGTCAGGGGAGATAATGTACGTCACTTTAGAGTATCTGGAGATGTCACCACTCTTTTTGATCGTGATGGATTTACACAAACTAATGTAACGACTGTTCCCTACTCGTCGGGAACGGAGGGTTTATTTTTCCCAAGCATACGTTGCCCAAGTTATCTTTGGGCTTTGCGTTTAACAGGAACCCCCCCCCCATTTATCTAAAGTAGTTCAAGAGAGGACTAGCTTTCGTTATCCCACATATAAGTTATGTAAAAATGCCCTAAGAGTCGGCAGTGTGTTTTGCCTAACTCTTTCCTCGGTATTTGCTATTGCTTTAATTTGTGGGGCAGCTCAGCCCGCTTTAATCATCTGTTTAGTTATTTCTTTGGTTCTTACCCTAGTGCTCTTGGCAATATCCTTGCGTCGTTATATACGACGTGAATTCGGGCCCGCCCTTCCTGAAGGTTTTCTTTCAGTAATAAAAAAAGAGTTTCCCACAGCTATTTATGAGCTAGTAGTTCAGGAGAGATTGAATCTTCAAGAACTTCGCGCTGTTATTTCAGGTTTATCTTCTGGGATATTTACTTTTCCCTCGAAAAGATCCCGGGAGAAGGTAGAGAGATTCGGTCTTGAGCGTTTACAAAGCGCTTGTGAGGG from Chlamydia sp. 04-14 includes these protein-coding regions:
- the dapA gene encoding 4-hydroxy-tetrahydrodipicolinate synthase yields the protein MKLLTACVTPFLPNYAIDFPSFEKILRSQEKEGNSVVLLGSTGESLALTIKEKEALVSFACSLKLQVPIVVGVSGVSLNDALEWIKICCAYSIEGFLITSPIYTKPGICGQTLWFEHLLNATDKPAILYNIPSRAGTPLYLETVRTLSTHPSFYGVKDSGGSVEKCREYMQIHPDLILYCGDDGLWPQMYSYGAQGLISVLSNGWPREARSYVDNPYQESNASLWQELSLWLSHTTNPIAIKALLAYKQDIAHNVLRLPLSFRDLQNAESLPIIVKKMSQWSQVYQPVLG